The genomic interval CATCCCATGGACGAAATCGAGGTCCTTCCGAACGCCGTCGTCGTGGCGGCCCCACAGACCGAGGCGCAGATTCTCCTCGACGGTCAGCTCTTTGAAGAGACCACGGTCTTCCGGGACATAGACGATCCCGAGCCGCGCGACGGCCTCGGGCTGCCAGCCGTCGATACGCCGCCCGCCGAACAGGATCTCACCTTTCTTGGGCTGGTCCTTCAGGAGGCCCGCGATCGTGCGGAGCAGCGTCGTCTTGCCGGCGCCGTTGGGACCCAGCACGGTGAGGATCTCGCCCTCCTCGACCTCCAACGACACGCCGAAGAGGGCATAGATCCGGTCGAAGTACAGCGTTTCGATGCTCGAGACCTTCAAGAGGGCGGTCAGGGTTCAGTCTCCGAGATACGCCCTGATCACGTCGGGGTGGCGCTGGACCTCGGCCGGTGTCCCCTCGGCGATCTTCACGCCGTGATCGAGGGCCACCATGCGGCTCGCCAGGCGGGAGGCGATCCGGAGGTCGTGCTCGACGAGCAGGATCGTGATTCCGAACCGCCCGCGGATTTCGTGGATCCAGTACGCGAACTCTTCCTTTTCCTCCTGAGTCAGCCCCGAGACGGGCTCGTCGAGGAGCAGCAGTCGGGGCTCCGTCGCCAGCGCGCGGCCGAGCTCCACCCGCTTCTGGACGCCGTAGGGACAGTCGGCGACCCGACTCTTGCGGACCGATTCCAGGTTGAGGAAGTCGACGATCTCCTCGCAGCGGCGGCGGTGACGGATCTCTTCACCGCGGAGTCTGAGGACGGCGTGAAGGAAGTTCCGCCGGAAATGGAGATGGCGACCCACGAGCAGGTTGTCCAGCACCGACATGTTGTGGAACAGACGCAGGTTCTGGAAGGTGCGGGCGACGCCGCGGCCGGCGACTTCGTCGGGTGAGCAGCCGAGCAGGGACTCGCCCTGGAACGTGATGGATCCCGCGGTCGGATGAT from Candidatus Methylomirabilota bacterium carries:
- a CDS encoding ABC transporter ATP-binding protein codes for the protein MGDLLEVRDVSLNFGGITALAGVGLALAQGETLAVIGPNGSGKTSLFNCITGIYHPTAGSITFQGESLLGCSPDEVAGRGVARTFQNLRLFHNMSVLDNLLVGRHLHFRRNFLHAVLRLRGEEIRHRRRCEEIVDFLNLESVRKSRVADCPYGVQKRVELGRALATEPRLLLLDEPVSGLTQEEKEEFAYWIHEIRGRFGITILLVEHDLRIASRLASRMVALDHGVKIAEGTPAEVQRHPDVIRAYLGD